In Epinephelus moara isolate mb chromosome 9, YSFRI_EMoa_1.0, whole genome shotgun sequence, a genomic segment contains:
- the LOC126395866 gene encoding sphingosine 1-phosphate receptor 3: MINPQIYLHYNYTGKLDHRPSVGASPGTVDTKTIVFLIICSFIVLENLTVLVAIWRNHRFHNRMYFFIGNLALCDMLAGVAYLVNLLLSGEKTLQLSTALWFVREGSMFVALGASIFSLLAIAIERHLTMIKMRPYDANKNYRVFLLIGTCWLIAICLGALPILGWNCLDNLPDCSTVLSLYSKKYVAFCITVFMVLLLAMSVLYARIYILVKSSSRKVSKHRNSEHAMSLLRTVIIVVGVFIACWTPIFVLLLVDVACQQRCPILYKADWFIGLAVLNSAMNPIIYTLASREMRRAFLGLVCAVCYKGKASVTGSANRQSLEPSRSRSKSWSSQNNPNQNHQSSRQTELEKGQGTGTGHGEVSVVAGGAAQAVIESDRKD; the protein is encoded by the coding sequence ATGATCAACCCTCAGATATACCTCCACTACAACTACACAGGAAAGCTGGACCACCGGCCCAGCGTTGGCGCAAGCCCTGGCACCGTGGACACCAAGACCATCGTGTTCCTCATCATATGCAGCTTCATTGTCCTGGAGAACCTCACCGTGCTGGTGGCCATATGGAGAAACCACAGGTTCCACAACCGCATGTACTTCTTCATCGGCAACCTGGCTCTGTGCGACATGCTGGCTGGAGTGGCCTACCTGGTCAACCTGCTCCTGTCAGGAGAGAAGACCCTGCAGCTCTCGACTGCTCTCTGGTTTGTCAGAGAGGGAAGCATGTTTGTAGCGCTTGGTGCGTCCATTTTCAGTCTCCTGGCTATTGCTATAGAGCGACACCTGACTATGATCAAAATGAGGCCTTATGATGCCAACAAGAACTACAGAGTGTTTCTGCTCATAGGGACCTGCTGGCTGATCGCCATATGTCTTGGAGCTTTGCCTATTCTGGGCTGGAACTGCCTGGACAACCTCCCTGATTGCTCCACAGTCCTCTCTCTCTATTCCAAGAAGTATGTAGCTTTCTGTATCACAGTTTTCATGGTTTTGCTCTTAGCCATGTCAGTCCTTTATGCCCGTATCTACATCCTGGTGAAGTCCAGCAGCCGAAAGGTGAGCAAGCACAGAAACTCAGAGCACGCAATGTCCCTTCTGCGCACTGTCATCATTGTAGTCGGGGTCTTCATCGCGTGCTGGACACCCATCTTcgtcctgctcctggtggatgTGGCATGTCAGCAGCGTTGTCCCATCCTTTACAAGGCTGACTGGTTCATTGGACTGGCTGTGCTCAACTCAGCCATGAACCCAATCATTTACACCCTGGCCAGCCGCGAGATGAGACGGGCCTTCCTGGGTCTGGTGTGTGCTGTTTGCTACAAGGGGAAGGCCTCTGTGACCGGCAGCGCTAACAGGCAGTCTCTGGAGCCCAGCCGCAGCAGGAGCAAGTCGTGGAGCAGCCAGAACAACCCCAACCAGAACCATCAGAGCTCCAGGCAGACGGAGCTGGAGAAGGGGCAGGGGACCGGCACGGGCCATGGCGAGGTCTCAGTGGTGGCAGGAGGGGCTGCTCAGGCCGTCATTGAGAGTGACAGGAAAGACTAA
- the shc3 gene encoding SHC-transforming protein 3 produces the protein MLHRTKYNRFRNESVTSVDELLHGLSMNPKVSATPQSAAETSYTPPTEVQPSSTTTASSTPTSHGSDHLEDGGTTLCTLINKVSSLKFSNSGSLLGIKGLPSAVKDLAVSKLQGGGGSGSGSSSGPSPSAATAAATAAAASGVGGSLCSSASHSTPCSQLEPAVSMSKKSRLDELQPGGEDWNPGGGGGLVSKPSRGWLHSSEKISGPGVTYIVKYLGCIEVLRSMRSLDFTTRSQITREAISLVCEAVPGTKGALRKRKPPSKALSSILGKSNLQFAGMSINLNISTSSLNLMTPDCKQIIANHHMQSISFASGGDPDTTDFVAYVAKDPVNRRACHILECSDGLAQDVISTIGQAFDLRFQQYLQCPSSKLSSTHDRVLNMEELPWTEEEEESAEHPYYNNIPGKMPPPGGFIDTRLTNQNTASDGCQMGPGSVDQTYYQGRHCGENWGDEKKPIFIQQGSFDISSLPESKGQAPKTGEMPAYVNTQQIDAQVLAALQAEAENVTKGMAAAAKESPQKDLFDMKPFEDAIQSQSHPLSHGQTQSQVSSLHKAASVDNSSPLLVRSVAFRAQEELEGQPWYHGKMSRRDAEKLLKEDGDFLVRKSTTNPGSYVLTGMHNGLAKHLLLVDPEGTVRTKDHIFDSISHLIGHHRDNNLPIVSAGSELCLLQPVGRKQ, from the exons ATGCTTCACCGTACCAAATACAACCGCTTCAGGAATGAGTCAGTAACATCCGTCGATGAGCTTCTCCACGGCCTTTCCATGAACCCCAAGGTCTCGGCCACCCCCCAGTCTGCAGCCGAGACATCTTACACACCCCCGACTGAGGTCCAgccctcctccaccaccaccgcTTCCAGCACCCCCACCAGCCACGGCTCTGACCACCTGGAAGATGGAGGCACCACCCTCTGCACCCTCATCAACAAGGTGTCCAGCCTGAAATTCAGTAACTCAGGCAGCCTGCTGGGCATCAAGGGTCTGCCCTCGGCTGTCAAGGACCTGGCTGTGTCTAAGCTGCAGGGGGGTGGGGGATCGGGCTCAGGCAGCTCCAGTGGCCCGAGCCCCAGCGCGgcgacagcagcagcaacagcggCAGCAGCCTCTGGTGTGGGCGGCTCTCTGTGCAGCTCGGCCTCCCATTCAACCCCCTGCTCGCAGCTGGAGCCAGCCGTCAGTATGAGCAAGAAGAGCCGGCTGGACGAGCTCCAGCCCGGTGGAGAGGACTGGAAtccaggtggaggtggtggactGGTGAGCAAACCCTCCAGAGGATGGCTACACTCAAGCGAGAAGATCTCTGGTCCAGGAGTGACATACATTGTGAAG TATCTTGGCTGTATAGAAGTCCTTCGGTCAATGAGATCCCTGGATTTCACCACAAGATCACAAATTACAAG GGAAGCCATCAGCCTGGTGTGTGAGGCCGTTCCAGGGACCAAAGGAGCTCTGCGGAAGAGAAAG CCACCGTCCAAAGCTCTGTCCAGTATCCTCGGGAAGAGCAACCTGCAGTTTGCTGGCATGTCCATCAACCTAAATATCTCCACCAGTAGCCTCAACCTGATGACCCCTGACTGCAAACAG ATCATAGCCAACCATCACATGCAGTCCATCTCCTTTGCATCAGGTGGAGACCCC gACACAACAGATTTTGTTGCCTATGTAGCAAAGGATCCTGTTAACAGAAGAG CGTGTCACATCCTGGAGTGCTCTGATGGACTGGCCCAGGACGTCATCAGCACCATCGGCCAGGCCTTTGACCTTCGCTTCCAGCAGTACCTGCAGTGTCCCTCAAGCAAATTGTCCTCCACACATGACAG GGTATTAAACATGGAGGAGTTACCATggacagaagaagaggaggagtcCGCAGAACATCCCTACTATAACAACATCCCCGGCAAGATGCCACCCCCTGGAGGCTTCATCGACACCcggctgaccaatcagaacacaGCATCAGATGGATGCCAG ATGGGCCCAGGCTCAGTAGATCAGACATATTACCAAGGGCGGCATTGTGGGGAAAACTGGGGAGATGAAAAAAAGCCCATATTCATACAACAGG GATCATTTGATATAAGCAGTCTGCCTGAGAGTAAAGGTCAGGCACCAAAAACAGGAGAGATGCCCGCATATGTGAACACCCAGCAGATTGACGCCCAGGTGCTCGCAGCACTCCAGGCGGAGGCGGAGAATGTGACAAAGGGCATGGCAGCTGCAGCCAAAGAGAGCCCACAGAAGGACCTGTTCGACATGA AGCCCTTTGAGGATGCCATTCAGTCGCAGTCCCATCCGCTGTCCCATGGGCAAACCCAGTCCCAGGTCTCCAGTCTTCACAAGGCAGCATCGGTGGACAACTCGAGTCCTCTTCTTGTGCGTTCAGTGGCCTTCCGGgcacaggaggagctggagggcCAGCCGTGGTACCATGGCAAAATGAGCCGCCGTGACGCTGAAAAACTGCTGAAAGAAGACGGGGACTTCCTGGTTCGTAAGAGCACGACAAACCCAGGGTCCTACGTACTGACGGGCATGCACAATGGACTTGCCAAACACCTACTGCTGGTGGACCCTGAGGGCACG GTACGGACAAAAGATCATATATTTGACAGCATTAGCCATCTTATTGGCCATCACCGTGACAACAATCTGCCGATTGTGTCCGCTGGGAGTGAACTGTGTCTCCTACAGCCCGTTGGAAGGAAACAGTGA